The nucleotide window CCTCACCGTTTGATGCACTTCTGGTAGGGCTGTCCCATCATGTAGGGCTAAGTGTAGGAAGCTGGGAAGTCATCATTGCTTTCCTATTAATAGGATGCAATGCGCTTTTGAAGCAGCAAAAACCCGAGTTTCTGGGGCTCGTCACCGCATTCATTACAGGTGTGGGGATCGATATATGGCTTTATGTATCTGAATCCTTGATCACGCCCGAAGTTTGGTACAGCCAATTAATGACTTTTGTCATTGGTTTAATGATCATAAGTATCGGCACGGCAATCTATTTACAGACCAATTTCGCCCCGATTCCGATTGACCGCTTAACCTTAATCCTGCATGAAATCACTCGAACTCCATTATTTATATCGAGAACATTGATTTACTTTGTATTTTTGATCCTGGCGTTTCTGCTCGGTGGTCCGATCGGGCTTGGAACATTGCTAACCGTATGTTGTGCAGGTCTGCTCCTTCAGTTCATCATGGGGCATACGAAAAAGATAATAGATCGCATATTAACAGACAAGGATACATCCACACATACTACACGTGAAAAAGAACATTCCGTCTAAAACGGGGTACACCGTCTACACAATAAAAGGCTGGATCTGAGGTTCAACCCCTGATCCAGCCCATGAAAACGTGCTTCTTCCTTATGGCTCAATTCCCCATACCAGCTGACCATTCACATACCCGGTAACCTTATCATGGTTTGCGAACTGATTACCGGTTGCCTTGAACGAGTAATCGTTAGTTTGAGTATAATTCGTCCAATTGTTTTTGGAAAAACGAGCTTGAAGCTCAGCGCTCTGGCCTGCATTCAGCGTTCCCGCAGCACTTGTAAAGCCCACTTCAAGATAATGATCGGCTCCGGCAACTGGAGTCGCCAGTTTAACGAAATTGCTCGTTACATTCGCACTGCCCATACTGGCCCAGTCGGACCAGAAACTCTGAGCTTCTTCCCCGTCGATCGTATAGTAATAACGGAGTTTTACATCACTCAACGAAATGGCCGAAGTACCAGAGTTGACCAATTTGAATTTGGGTGAGATTCCGTTGGTCGATGCACTTGTATTGCCGTTAAAAGCTTGAATCGTCAAATCCCCTGCTGGCACAGTAACCGTGCTATCTACCACGTTCACCGTAAGCACAGCGTTATTTCCTCCATTGAAGTGAAAGGTCAATACATTCTGGCCCAAGGGCAGCGTAGCAAGATAGGATTTGTTCAGAACAACAGCAGAGCTGGACGCTGTATAATTCTGACCTGATACAAGCGTAACATTCCCCTTCGTGATGCTTGTGAGCTGACGTCCATTTAAGGTAAGAGACACGCTAATATCCTGCGCTGGATTCGTCGCTTTATCAAATGTTGCATTCACAGGAGAAATCGAAGCATTCGTACTCGGTGTTGAATCCACAATTTTAACTTTTAACACAGGGTCCTGACCTTGATTAAAATCCAGAACAATCGAATGCTCGCCAACTGGCAGAGTTGCCAGGTAAGCTTTTTTCAGCAGCAATGTGTTTCCGTTCAAGGTATAGTCCGTCGTTGCGGTCAAAGTATTGTTTCCTGCCCGAAGAGCAGTCAGCGTATTTCCGTTCGCATTTACCGTTACGGCTTTGTCACTTTGATTGGGTGTGTATTTGTCAAATTCAACATTTACAGGTGTGATGGATGCACTGGGGTTGGGATTGTTAACCTTTAGATTCGGCAGTTCATCCAACGTAATGACATAATCGCTTTGATAAAGCGTTTTCAAAGTTGCCGGGTAGTTAAAAGCAGAACTCATCAGATGCTCGCCATACCAAGGGCAGAAGTACAGCCATCCTGATTTCTCCTCTGTAAGATTCTTCACGCTTGGAATCGTGTCGTTCTCCGTCATGGCAACCATTTTCGTACCACCTGTCAACTCAACAAGCTTATAGAAAATCGAGGTAATTGCATCCTCATTCGGTACGCCGGACAAACCGTCATAACGGTTGTAGATCGTATTGTATTTATCATACCCAACAAGATCTACCTGATCATCGCCCGGATACCAGGCAGGAGAAGTACTGTATACGTAGCTGTTGTAAGTCCAAATCAGATTATGCAAGCCATATGTTTCGGTCAGTTCGGTATATAG belongs to Paenibacillus sp. FSL H8-0079 and includes:
- a CDS encoding YitT family protein, with the translated sequence MKYVLFVAGILILTLGISLTIQSELGTSPFDALLVGLSHHVGLSVGSWEVIIAFLLIGCNALLKQQKPEFLGLVTAFITGVGIDIWLYVSESLITPEVWYSQLMTFVIGLMIISIGTAIYLQTNFAPIPIDRLTLILHEITRTPLFISRTLIYFVFLILAFLLGGPIGLGTLLTVCCAGLLLQFIMGHTKKIIDRILTDKDTSTHTTREKEHSV
- a CDS encoding X2-like carbohydrate binding domain-containing protein, with the protein product MKNLLKKATAMMLALALLLGLMTAPVHADTPLFTIESENAQLTPDLQVVTSIYGQPKPGFSGTGFVWMQNSGTLTFTVTVPETGMYAISTRYMQELSADGRSQNLNVNGVTKGAYMLPYTTTWSDFDFGFHKLNQGANTIELKAGWGFAYFDTFTVDHADLDPLNVQPVLTDPAATPETQILMNYLTDVYGNNIISGQQEIYGGGNDGDTELEFEWIHDLTGKYPAIRGFDLMNYNPLYGWEDGTTDRMIDWVNNREGIATASWHINVPRNFNTYELGDFVDWKEATYKPTETNFDTANAVIPGTKEYQYVMMTIEDLAEQLLILQDNDVPVLFRPYHEAEGNGGLNGEGAWFWWASAGAEVYKELWDLLYTELTETYGLHNLIWTYNSYVYSTSPAWYPGDDQVDLVGYDKYNTIYNRYDGLSGVPNEDAITSIFYKLVELTGGTKMVAMTENDTIPSVKNLTEEKSGWLYFCPWYGEHLMSSAFNYPATLKTLYQSDYVITLDELPNLKVNNPNPSASITPVNVEFDKYTPNQSDKAVTVNANGNTLTALRAGNNTLTATTDYTLNGNTLLLKKAYLATLPVGEHSIVLDFNQGQDPVLKVKIVDSTPSTNASISPVNATFDKATNPAQDISVSLTLNGRQLTSITKGNVTLVSGQNYTASSSAVVLNKSYLATLPLGQNVLTFHFNGGNNAVLTVNVVDSTVTVPAGDLTIQAFNGNTSASTNGISPKFKLVNSGTSAISLSDVKLRYYYTIDGEEAQSFWSDWASMGSANVTSNFVKLATPVAGADHYLEVGFTSAAGTLNAGQSAELQARFSKNNWTNYTQTNDYSFKATGNQFANHDKVTGYVNGQLVWGIEP